In Ailuropoda melanoleuca isolate Jingjing chromosome 4, ASM200744v2, whole genome shotgun sequence, the following proteins share a genomic window:
- the DDX49 gene encoding probable ATP-dependent RNA helicase DDX49, with product MAGFAELGLSSWLVEQCRQLGLKQPTPVQLGCIPAILEGRDCLGCAKTGSGKTAAFVLPILQKLSEDPYGIFCLVLTPTRELAYQIAEQFRVLGKPLGLKDCIIVGGMDMVAQALELSRKPHVVIATPGRLADHLRSSNTFSIKKIRFLVMDEADRLLEQGCTDFTVDLEAILAAVPTRRQTLLFSATLTDTLRELQGLATNQPFFWEAQAPVRTVEQLDQRYLLVPEKVKDAYLVHLIQNFQDEHEDWSIIIFTNTCKTCQILCMMLRKFNFPTVALHSMMKQKERFAALAKFKSSIYRILIATDVASRGLDIPTVQVVINHNTPGLPKIYIHRVGRTARAGRQGQAITLVTQYDIHLVHAIEEQIKKKLEELSVEEAKVLQILTQVNVVRRECEIKLEAANFDEKKEINKRKQLILEGKDPDLEAKRKAELAKIKQKNRRFKEKVERVLLQQKTGGAGRRGRPPRAPPEAPSAAPSQGRP from the exons ATGGCTGGTTTCGCGGAGCTCGGGCTGTCATCGTGGCTTGTGGAACAATGTCGGCAGCTGGGTTTGAAGCAGCCCACGCCTGTACAGCTCGGCTGCATCCCTGCCATCCTAGAGG ggcgGGACTGCTTGGGCTGTGCCAAGACAGGCAGTGGCAAGACAGCAGCATTTGTCCTACCCATCTTGCAGAAGCTGTCTGAGGATCCCTATGGCATCTTCTGCCTCGTCCTGACACCCACCAG GGAGCTGGCCTACCAGATTGCAGAGCAGTTCCGGGTCCTGGGGAAGCCTCTGGGCCTGAAAGACTGCATCATTGTCGGCGGCATGG ATATGGTGGCCCAGGCCCTGGAGCTCTCCCGGAAACCACACGTGGTCATCGCCacaccggggcgcctggctgaccaCCTCCGTAGCTCCAACACTTTTAGCATAAAGAAGATCCGTTTCTTG GTGATGGATGAAGCAGACCGGCTATTGGAGCAGGGCTGCACTGACTTCACCGTCGACCTGGAGGCCATCCTGGCAGCCGTGCCCACTCGCAGGCAGACCCTGCTCTTCAGCGCCACACTGACGGACACGCTCAGAGAGCTTCAGGGCCTGGCCACCAACCAGCCCTTCTTCTGGGAGGCTCAGGCCCC GGTGCGTACAGTGGAACAGCTGGACCAGCGCTACCTGTTGGTGCCTGAGAAGGTTAAGGACGCCTATCTGGTCCATCTGATTCAGAACTTCCAGGACGAGCACGAGGACTGGTCCATCATCATCTTTACCAACACGTGCAA GACCTGCCAAATCTTGTGCATGATGCTGCGTAAGTTCAACTTCCCCACTGTGGCTCTGCATTCCATGATGAAACAG AAAGAACGCTTTGCTGCCCTGGCCAAATTCAAGTCCAGCATCTACAGGATCCTGATTGCCACAGACGTGGCCTCCCG GGGCCTGGACATTCCCACAGTGCAGGTGGTTATCAACCACAACACCCCCGGGCTCCCCAAGATCTACATACACCGAGTCGGCCGGACAGCCCGTGCAG GGCGGCAAGGACAGGCCATCACACTAGTGACGCAGTATGACATCCACCTTGTCCATGCCATCGAGGAGCAGATCA AGAAGAAGCTGGAGGAGCTCTCCGTGGAGGAGGCCAAGGTGCTCCAGATCCTCACGCAGGTCAATGTGGTGCGGAGGGAGTGTGAAATT aaacTGGAGGCAGCCAACTTTGACGAAAAGAAGGAGATCAATAAGCGGAAGCAGCTGATCCTGGAGGGGAAG GACCCCGACCTGGAGGCCAAACGCAAGGCTGAGCTGGCCAAGATCAAGCAGAAGAACCGGCGCTTCAAGGAGAAGGTGGAGCGGGTGCTGCTGCAGCAGAAGACGGGCGGGGCTGGCCGCAGGGGGCGTCCGCCCAGGGCCCCGCCTGAAGCGCCCTCCGCCGCACCCAGCCAGGGCCGGCCCTGA